One window of Dromaius novaehollandiae isolate bDroNov1 chromosome 20, bDroNov1.hap1, whole genome shotgun sequence genomic DNA carries:
- the LHX3 gene encoding LIM/homeobox protein Lhx3, which produces MLLERVRAGSEKAAELCPFPRSPEIPLCAGCNQHIVDRFILKVLDRHWHSKCLKCSDCQTQLAEKCFSRGDGVYCKEDFFKRFGTKCAACQQGIPPTQVVRRAQDFVYHLHCFACIVCKRQLATGDEFYLMEDSRLVCKADYETAKQREAESTAKRPRTTITAKQLETLKNAYNNSPKPARHVREQLSSETGLDMRVVQVWFQNRRAKEKRLKKDAGRQRWGQYFRNMKRSRGTSKSDKDSIQEEGPDSDAEVSFTDEPSMSEMSHSNGIYSNLSEASPALGRPAGSNGSFALDHSGLPAQDQYHDLRSNSPYGIPQSPASLQALPGHQPLISSLVYPDSGLGLMGQGGQGVPQSMRVLAGNGPSSDLSTGSSGGYPDFPASPASWLDEVDHAQF; this is translated from the exons AGATCCCGCTGTGCGCCGGCTGCAACCAGCACATCGTGGACAGGTTCATCCTCAAGGTCCTGGACCGGCACTGGCACAGCAAGTGCCTGAAATGCTCCGACTGCCAGACGCAGCTGGCCGAGAAGTGCTTCAGCCGCGGGGACGGCGTGTACTGCAAGGAGGACTTCTTCAA GCGCTTCGGGACGAAGTGTGCCGCCTGCCAGCAGGGCATCCCCCCGACCCAGGTGGTGCGCCGGGCCCAGGACTTCGTGTACCACCTGCACTGCTTCGCCTGCATCGTCTGCAAGCGGCAGCTGGCCACCGGCGACGAGTTCTACCTCATGGAGGACAGCAGGCTGGTCTGCAAGGCGGACTACGAGACGGCCAAGCAGAGAG AGGCGGAGTCCACAGCGAAGAGACCCCGCACCACCATCACCGCCAAGCAGCTGGAGACCCTCAAAAATGCCTACAACAACTCGCCCAAGCCGGCGCGGCACGTCCGGGAGCAGCTCTCCTCTGAGACCGGGCTGGACATGCGGGTGGTGCAG GTCTGGTTCCAGAACCGGAGGGCCAAGGAGAAGAGGTTGAAGAAAGACGCCGGGAGGCAGCGGTGGGGCCAGTACTTCAGGAACATGAAGCGGTCCCGGGGGACCTCCAAGTCTGACAAGGACAGCATCCAGGAGGAAGGGCCTGACAGTGACGCTGAGGTCTCCTTCACAG ATGAGCCATCTATGTCAGAAATGAGCCATTCCAACGGGATTTACAGCAACCTCAGCGAAGCGTCCCCGGCTCTGGGCAGACCGGCTGGGAGCAACGGGAGCTTTGCTCTGGATCACAGCGGCCTCCCGGCTCAGGACCAGTACCACGACCTGCGGTCCAACAGCCCCTACGGCATACCCCAGTCACCAGCTTCCTTGCAGGCGCTGCCAGGCCACCAGCCTTTAATCTCCAGCTTGGTTTACCCAGACAGCGGCTTGGGCCTCATGGGACAGGGCGGACAAGGGGTGCCGCAGTCCATGAGAGTGCTGGCCGGGAACGGCCCCAGCTCCGACCTCTCcaccggcagcagcggcggctaTCCGGATTTCCCCGCCAGCCCGGCCTCTTGGCTAGACGAAGTCGACCACGCTCAGTTTTGA